GTTTTGATAATTTTCGATTAATTTCCCTTTCTTAAAGCCCAAACGTTGGTAAGAAAATGGTAGTACTTCATAATATTCATATTTTGAATATTTTGTACTGACTACTTCTGTTTCAATTGAATTTTTGATTGAATCAAAATTATCTTTTTCATCATCAAATATTTTAGCTATCTCTTGTCTTGTCATCTTAAATGCTTTTTTTAAATACCAAATATTCCAGACCCTAATTCGTCTCCAATATTCAACTCGTGCCACATCTATAATCGCAGAACCTGGCGCGCTTTTGTAAAGCGTGACTAATTGCTTTCTTATTTCAAATTACCACAGAGCATGTACTTTAACCGAAGGGTTTTAAAATAGATTGGTCAAATAAATAAATCTACCCAATCAATTATTGTTATTGTCACAAATGTTGGAACAGTACTATCTATAACTTGATATCTCTGAGACATTGTTTAAAGATAATAAATTGCATTGCAAATACTAAAAAAAATTAGACATACTTCACAGAAGTGCGCCTGAGTTACGGATATGTCGCGCGAGTTGCCTAGCCATCCATAAGGAATTACTTCTTCAAAATAATCGCTTCCAATGCAAATAAACTGTCCTAAAACAGAACTAATTACTCCTTTCAAGCTTGTATAAAACTATTGTTTTGTTTGCGTCATATTATCAACAACGACAATAATATAATTGGCTATTGTTGTTTTTTCTTCGTCTGTCATTACATCCCATTCCGATTGTGTAACGGTGCTGATAGATTTTAATGTTAAACCAGGTTTTATTTTATTAACCCACCAAATAATACCTTGACCATAATTTGAATGGTAAGATCCTTGGAAGTGAAGTAACAAATTTCCTTTAGTAAAGTTTATAAGAGAAAAATGCGCCATAGTTGCATCTTTAGCAGCCTGAGCCGTTTGAATATTTAACATATTTGGCGGTATATGCCCTCCCATATTATCTGCCATTTCTGCATAAGCTTTTACGGTAGGGTCAAAATATTTTTCTAGATCTGGACCTATTAAAGCTAATGCCTCTGGACTCAATTCTTTTAATGCACTTATTCCTTTTTTATTCAACACAGATGCATAACGCCTTGGAATGTTGGTAGCAATAAAACGTAAGTTGTTATTTTTTGCAAAATCGACCAAAGGTTTGTAATCAGTTTTATAATTACCCCACATTTGAGTCATTTCTAGTATCATTTTATTTTCCGGATACAGCCCTTGTAAATATTCATTTAAAACCAACTGATTACCACTCTCTAACATTTCCGCACCAAAAAACAATGAATCTTTTTTGATATCAAACAAACTCTTGCTTACTTCTAGTTGTAACCAATGCGAAATAGGATTTGTATGGTATTCACCAAAAAACACCATATCGCTATTAGCAAGATCGACTATCATATCTCCATAATCAGCATGTTTTCCTCTATTATTAAATAACTGATAAGCCGGCTTATTTTGTGCCTTCATATTACTGGTTAAGACTAATAATAAGATGAAAATTATTTTAAAATGTTTCATATTTTGCTTCTTGTTTTGTTTTAAGTTTAAGACTATAATTTAATTGATCATTTGCCCGTTTTCATCAAAATAAATAACATCACCAAATTTTTCTAGCGCCCCTTTTAATTCTGATATTTTACCTTTTATTACTATTACACATTTAAAAGGATCTATATATTTTTGAGACATAGCCATAATATCGTCGGTATTTATACTATAAAACTTCTCGACTTTAGTTTGCAAGTAATTATCGGGTAAATTGTATAAATCTTTTTGCATGGCAAATGTAATGTATGGAATAGGAGCAATAGGGTTTAAAGACCGTGTGTACTCACCTATTAAACTGTTTTTAGCTATTTTTAAATCTGAAGCACTCACCTTGCCGTTGCGTAACCTCAGCATTTCTAAAATAATATTTTCTATTGCATAAGCGGTTTGGTTGTTTCTAACACTAGTGTAAACAGAGCCTTGTCCGCCGTTGGCAGAACTACCTACCGAAGACCTAATAAAGTAACAAAGACCCTTTTCTTCTCG
The window above is part of the Algibacter sp. L3A6 genome. Proteins encoded here:
- a CDS encoding ChaN family lipoprotein, producing the protein MKAQNKPAYQLFNNRGKHADYGDMIVDLANSDMVFFGEYHTNPISHWLQLEVSKSLFDIKKDSLFFGAEMLESGNQLVLNEYLQGLYPENKMILEMTQMWGNYKTDYKPLVDFAKNNNLRFIATNIPRRYASVLNKKGISALKELSPEALALIGPDLEKYFDPTVKAYAEMADNMGGHIPPNMLNIQTAQAAKDATMAHFSLINFTKGNLLLHFQGSYHSNYGQGIIWWVNKIKPGLTLKSISTVTQSEWDVMTDEEKTTIANYIIVVVDNMTQTKQ